aaaattttacgcaAGTTTTtcgtaatctttaataaaaacatttaataattttcataatttttaattaaaaaaattcattttcgtttttttaatctgtatttttttaaatagaaaaaaactaaaaccttGCTGAAAATGCACACACATTTGGGTTATAGGTATATTGGCGTGCAGTTAATGGAGCTTTGTGCATTAGCATAATACATAATGTTGTCTtataacaataatttatatatacaaatatttgaataaataagTGTGTTAAATAATTgtgaattattgaaatttttcgcttggattttcattttttgtgtgtttttacaAAATGATAGTTTAGTATTTTTGCATTTCTACTACAACTCCTACACATACTCcacttatttatataatttacacacacacatgcatacataatttgtttaattttttccactaaAATTACATAGGCTATGCTAACAATGTTTTCACCACAAAGGCgctcatgcatacatacatatgagtgtgTATTTGATAACCGAAACGGCAATAATTTCACACGTGTGATACGACAGTGAAATTTAGTTAGTAAATATTAAAGTTCTATTTTACATATGCAGACGTTtgtatatttagaaatatatatttctatatacatatatatatgtatatatattttgttttattatagttACAACTCGCCCATACATTAAATatgcttaaatttaaaatgtttaatactaATTatgaactacatacatacattatgtaTTAAATTTGCTTATTAAAGTTCAGCATTTACAACATTTTGCTGTGCATTCTGCTCATCCTTTTAGGTTTTCAAACttcatttatgtataaaattataattttattatatctaCACTTAAATGAAATTGTCTTACAAAATATTCCTCGTTACAACTAactctatgtatatatatgtatatatgtatcttataAGTTGTTAATTCGATTTTAATCATTGTGTGTAACTACTTATGATAAATGTGttagttttacttaaaattatgcaattgtTTGTTACGCCTTGCTTCGAGACGTTCAAATTGGTGGCACTGCGGCCAGCCGCCTCTCAACTTTAATAAAATGCTTATATGAATTTGCGCATAATCGGTTTGTTTAGTTTTGTTCATTGAGTTTTtccttttataattttagtggTTGGTTTCGTTAAATTCTACCTGCTGCTCAACTTATAgctatatgtatttacaaaagtGGTAAAATTATaggtaatttatatttatatagtatataacaaTAATGCTTAGTCATTATTGAAAACTGTTGTGTCATTGCTTTTACATTTTTCCGCTTTATTATTAACttgttttaatattactttttatttaatcttaaattttgtgtgaaatatAAGGCAATTCATGTTTTTTGCATTGAAATGGTAAAACATAGTTGAATGGAAACTTTTTCATACGAATACAAagtcattccaattttttttttaataaaatgcgcCATGGCTTCTGgacaaataaacaatatttaacaaaatattagcaaaaaaaaaattttatataagaaaaataaataaaattacaaaaaaaattgtaataataatttacaaaaataataaaaattaaaataataataaaaaaataataaaaattaaaaataataataagaaaaaattataataataaaaaaaataataaaaataaaaaaaaaaacaaataataaaaataaaaaaaaaaaaacaaataataaaaattgaaaaaaaataatgaaaaaaaaactttataaaaattaaacagaaataaaaaaaaaagaaaaaaaaaacaaaaaattaaaaaaaaaattacaaaaaaaaaaaaataaaataaaaataataaaaaaaaattaaaatgaataaaaaaaaaaaaaaaaaaaataaaaaaaaaaaaaaaaaaaaaattttttatttaaaataaaaaaaaaaaaaaataattaaaataaaaaaaaattaaaaaaaattaaaaaattgtaaattaataaaaaaattaaaaaataaaaaattaaattaataaataaaaaaaataaattaataaataaaaaaaaaataaattaataaatttaaaaaattaaattaattaaatttttaacaaatttaaattaatacattttttaaacaaaaaactttatcaagaaaacattaaaatttcgGCTAATTTAATTACTACCGATGACATTGTAAGCAGCGTTTCAGCGCTTAGTtgtaattaaacattttaataaacacaaccaaaaaagaaaatatataaaaaaaaaaaaacaagaaaaattatttacttgaagtctaaacaaattataaattttggtgaatattaaaaaaatagaactaTTAGAAAGCCACTTTTATTtcgttgaaataaaattttatataaaaaaaaaacttgtatactatgacaaaaaaaaacaaatggcgTACACTTGTAAAAGCAAATTGGAGTCTGGAAGTTTGGCAAACGGAAGCACACAAATGCTTACACCATTTAGAACGTTCGACGGATATAAGTATCGAAAATCGTTTCTTTGCATATTGAACGGCACAttgggtatacatatgtattatgacGAAATGCATATCAAATATTGAAGTATTTGCtgttacatatgtgcatatggaagtgtatgtatgaaattatttgattttggttCTTAACCTCAACTTTATATCACAAAAGTTTAAACTATCAaacattattataataaatatataaaacacacaaaattagACTCGAAACACACACAATTGCAACGACCAATTTGTTTAGAAtgcttgttgtttgttttgttttgtttagtttttgttcactttaatttaaactaataaaatacCTAAAATTGCAACAATCATTATTTTGAGTACGCATTATCGACACCCTGCACATTTATCGTATAAAAATACTGCACATTAACACATTTCCTCGCATATTAACTACTTagcgcatatatatatatatatatatattacaatacACAATTGACGACACgttttctttatacatatatatatatgtatatacaatctGACTTGTTTGCTTAAATTGTAGCTTTTACATTATCGCTGCAGTCAGATAGTACAGATCCATAAGCATTTGCACATTAATTGGCAAACACGATAGACGATCGTGTGTGTTGGAGTCCAATGCCAGCCAGGACAAGGCATTGTAACCCTCCAACACGAAACGCAATACATCGGCAGTGAGTGAGGAATCCAGTGGATGATCTATGGCTGACGAATGCGCATTTGTCGAGTTAAGTATATCGTCGGCGGTCTGTATGTTTGGCACGTGGAGGTGCAATGCCGTTTTCAAGAATACAGGACAAACATCTTCCAAATGCGGGCAAGCTGCCCAAAACCAGGAAGGCATGCGTCCAGTTGGCGCTGTAGAAACCATGTAGCCCACGGCTAGCGGTTGCTGATTTATTGAGCCCACCTACAAGgacgaaataaataattagtttaTTAATATACTATAATTATTATAGTGAGTAGGTGAAATTACCTCTTCAACATCCTGTTGCTGTGCCGAGTTGAAGTTATTGCCACCGGCACTCGGCCAGCTGCGATTATCTTCCATGCGATCGGGACTGCAGTGATTCGATAAGCGACCAGGTTgagctaaaaaaaatagttaataagTGGATGTGTGAGTTTACGTTgttacaaaaaacaataataacaaaaacataaaagttttcatacaagaatttgattttgagctaacagtttgtatggcaactatatgcaatagatgtccgatctgaacaatttctattGACAATAACACAATCCAAAATactttgttgtagttgtaactTCTATAGGCACGCTGTTTTATTTTGGACGTTCCaagcttcgtggcaaacttaatataccctactcaatatatataaaaaaatacttacgaTCCCAATCGAGCAGATCACCCATGAGCTCAGCATCAGTGAAGCCGCCATTTTCGTCATCATCATCGAATATGATATCATTTTCCAAATCTACTTGTGGCTCATTTTGAAATTGACGTGTAAATGACTGTAAAGAGGCGGAAACATATTCATCATCAATATTTTCAAGATTACAAAAATTTAGATTGCTTAATGTGTTATGGATTGACCATGACTTACCAAGCAAACGGCACTTGTCGGGAATActagtatgtgtgtgcatgttacATCTTGTGGAGTGGATAGCGGGTTCTGCATGGAAATCTGCGAAAACCGCTCATCCGGAGTGAATTGGTCAGGCATTACGCGCAGTTTTGAATCTGGCTCCAACGTCACCAAGCAGGCGCTGAGTATACCAGGTGGATACATGAAGGAACATTGCTTACAAATATCCTTTAGTTGCTTGGAAGCTTTCTGTAGATTTTGTTTACTCAACAAAGAACTCCATGATTTTAGTTCGCTGTGACCGATGCGCCCAATACGGCCCACAACCAGCCGCCAATGATGCGCTGTCTGTGAGATCAAACCCATTATGAAGTCCATCAGCTTCTTGAGTCCAACACGTCGCGCCGGTGCCTTACGTCTGCGCGCACGATTCGGTACATCAATATTGATGATGATCTTTTCAAACATCTCACCACGATCATCGGTCACAGTAGCGAGCAACCAACTCTGATCTTCACTCAGACAATAGTTGCAATACATGACTGAATATTTTTGCTCGTTCAGTGCGCGCATACTGGATGATTGGCGAGAGAAGTCTGTCTTGTCATTTTTCTCATGCATTGGCGCCAATACATACGGCGGTGTGTACATTTTGTATGGTTGTCGGTTCTTGTCGTCTTTGCTCTTTAGGAATGCTTCCATATTGGCGGCTGTGCCGAAACCGGTCAAACTCTTCACGGCCTGCGTGTGCACCATATGTCGACGACACTGCGAGAATATGTTCAAAGCCAAGCAACGAATTTCGTCGGAGAAACGTTTGCGTGTACGCGATCGTCCCAATTCAACGATCGATTCCAACGATATGATTTGAATATTGATATTTGCACGTACCGAATCCGGTATGGACTTTAATAGCTCAGCATAGCAACGCAACAAGGCTATACAAGCTAAACGCTCCAATTCGGGTGAGTCGGAACCGAACGTGAAAGGTTCAACTACGTAGAGCACAATTGCCGGTGGGTTTATATCTTCCATTGTTTCACCCATACCCAAAGGATCGCTAAGTACAATTGGTGGTTTTGTGTCGGGTTTGATGTCTGGCTTCATGTCGATCGATTCGCCAgaattctgttgttgttgttgttgctgttgatgttgcAACTGCTGATGTtggagttgttgttgctgctgttgttgttgttgctgttgctgctgttgatcCATGCCCTCGATCTTGGGCGAGGTATGCGTTTTGTCTTGATCAACACCACTCGCCGAACTGTGTATCGAACTCATGCTGCCCATTGGACTAGTGGTGCCACGTTCGCGTCCTGCTCCCGGTTGACAACTGCTATTCTCAGGTGGATTAAGCAACGTCTTGTCGCCGGGCACACGATTGAGGTACGGCGCTATTTGGTTATGAAACGCGCTCGCATACAGTCGTATTTTTTCGGCTACAGCGGTATTATCTAAGGTGCGCAACCAATCGTCCAGTGGCGTGCTATTTGGTGTATTATCTGTGGGCGTACGTggacccaccgtcaacaaaccaTCCCAACCGCGAATGGGCGTATGACGACCCAATTTACACATTTCATACGTAGAACTCAATTCTCTGAAATATGTTCGCGTATTCTGCACCACAAAATCAGTTTCCGGACACACAACCAGATACACAATATCACGCGCATAAGCATAGGGTTCCAGCAGAAGTTTGTCCCAATAGTGTATGGCTAGTGGTGCTACTGAGACCCAATCCTTGTCATGTCCAACTATCACCGATGGTATCGGTTGTGGTTCGCATTGGCCAGAAGCACGTCCAGCCAAGCGATGGAACTGTCGCCAGGTCAATGGTCCGCTTACTGTGTAAGTAGCATCTTTGCTGCCCGCCGCACTGCGAGATTTCGAATGGAATGCATTTTGCAACATGGGTTGTATGAAGTTCATGGTGCGCACAATCTCTTTGTTACTGCGTGAAAATCCAACTGGAATGTACGGCCACTTATGCACTGTTAGTCTGCCACCAAAGAGTTGATGATTCCGTTTGGCCGCGCCAGGACGGCTAGGGTCGAAAGGTGAGAGCTGGTTTTGGCTAGAAAATTCATTCACATCCATACGGTTACTTTCGAAAGCTAATCTCGCCTGCTCAAGTGCCAAACATATTACATCATTTGCGTCGACGAATTCTAACACATTGGAGATGGCGGCCACCGATTGTGGTTGTCGGCTTTGTCGAGCTAAACGATGTCGGTGACGTTGTAAAGCTCGGTGTACTGCACTGCTAGACGTTTGTATGATGGAACATTGTTCAAGTAATAAATCAAAGATGACGTGCGCATGTTGGAGTGCTTGCGCGTCGGGCTGTACGTGGTTAGCCTTATCTGCTTGAGCAGGTAACAATGGATTAGCGCCCTTAATGGCTAGAGAGGACGTCAATTTCGCAGCAGTTGGCGTCAGAGCAGCCGCCAAATTTGCTATCAGGGAAGGTAATGACTGTTTCTTGTTACGGGCGGGATCTTCGGCAACACCCGTTATCTCCATTTCATCCTCGTAAAAGAGACCAGCACGAAATGCAAGTCGTCTATTGACTACAGCACTAAAACCGCAGGTACAATCTACCGGATCGTCGTCCACGTACCCCGTAATATGTTGATTGCTGGCAGGTGTGTTCGAAGATGAAGATGAACCTGAACCCGTGTGCCCCGATGTTCCTGGCAGCGATGCTGGTGAATCCAAAGCACTGCCACCGCCAAAGGCACTTAACAGGCGCATGCTTCCTGCGGCAGCTCCACCACCACCACTACCGCTATTTCCGCTGATGCCGGCAACAGCTGGGTTCCCGCTTGCATTTGTAGAAGGCGGTAACGGATTAAAGCTTCCACCTGGCAGAGGCACGTAAACACCTGAATCTGCACCACGTATGTTACCCACTTTCTGAGAATCCGCATTACACACACAAACGGTGCTGCTATCGAAATTGTGATCTCGAAAGACATTTAACGCTGTGTCATATAGCAGAATATTCACAATCAAAGAGCTAACTTCGGGCAACTCACGCGCCACCACGGCGCCAGTCGCAACGCCGGCGGATGGCAGATTACCCGCTGCGCTTAGCGGTCTAGGAAGATGTGTTGAAGGCATACCAACGCTTTGCGGTGTTGGAGGATGCTCTTGCGAATGATACTGTTTATTCAAATACGACGATGTTGAGGTGGCTGGACTGGCCACAGCCATTTCATAAGGTGGCGGTGGATGCCGTTGTGGTTGCATCATTGGAAACGGTACCACCGAGGCGGGTGATGGTGATATCGGTGACATGCCGGCGCGTTGCATCATTTGCTGCATACTCGTGCTGCCGGGCGTATTTGTGAGTGCTGCCTGCGGACAGTTTAGTTGATTCAGCAAAAGATTATTTCCACCGCcggcaccaccaccaccactgcTCAACGGCGTGGGCACCGTGTTTGAGTGCATTGGTGATGGTATGGGCCCCAAAGGTGTGCGCGGTTGCTGTAGCGGTGTGCGCGGCGCTGCTGAGAGTAGTTCGTGtagttgttgatgttgttgttgcagttgctgttgttgttgctgctgttgtgctGCCGCAGCTTGAGCAGCGACCACCGCACGCGATTTCTGTGTTGTCCATGATGGTTTGTAGGTGCAATTTGTTGGTAACGCCAGTGGCGGCAGCGTTTGACTAGGTAGGTTTGTTAGAGGCGCGTATTTGGATGAGCCCACAAACTTTGCACGCTTCGGCGGCCGATAAACATATGACCAATCTTCAATTGGCTCTTCAACGGGGCTACCCAGTTCGGCAAAATATTCTTGTTTGATTTTAATCATACCGCCCATACCGGCATCCAAGCCGCCCGATATAGCGGTTGCAGCAGTAATTACACTGAGATCCGTCATTTGGATGTCCATTTGGCACGGGCTGGAATTAGGATGGTGCTGTTCATGTGATGGTGGTGTAGGAAACATCTTAGTCAGATCTTCCGCCATACTGGAACCGCCGTTACCGCCACCATTACTGCTACCATTATTACCTATACTATTCGAGGCATTCGGTGTATTCGTGCAGTTTTGCAACGCAGCGATTGCGACCGCACTGGCGTtcacagcagcagcaactgcAGTGCTGCGCTTAAGATCGTCAATTGTGGTCGTTGCGGTAGAGCCATTGGATGGGTTGTTCGAGTCGGGCGGTGTATGTATTTGCACGCTGCCGCAGCCATCGTTTGATGTCTCAAACAGCTGCTCAAGATCGTTCATTGTTGGGTTTAAGCCTTCAGCGGTATACAGATCACCACTGGCACTGCTTTTGCCATCTTTGCAAGGTGAAGCTGTACCCTGTAGCGCATCTGTGGTTTGTATGTCGAGCCCGCGGAAATAACCGCCGCCATTACCATTGCCATCACTACCCACATTTTCCTCTTTGATATTTGTCAAATTGCCACAATGCGCGGCTATGCCTACCAAACCGCCACTGCTACTACCACTCGCAGACGCTGCATTCATGGCGGAACTCGTAAGCGAATTGAGGGAAGCATCTATAGAGAGTAGCTGCGAACCATATACGGAGCCCGGTGACGGCATAAGCGGTTTCGAGTGAGTATGACCTTCGTAGAGATTTTTGGTACACATGCTGCGACACGGTTTGGTCACATCGTTGAGCTTGAAACGTTTCATTGGATGATTCGCCCTAAAAGAGTAAATTGAAAGTTAATTGATGTTAAGTAATGCAAACAAATTTGTAAGCGACTgcaatttatagaaaaaaaaattgcatgtataatatatttgtgcGTTTATCAATTGTGCAATTTATACCCTCACTATGGAATGTAAAACTGTTATTCAGAACACATAAACACAGGCTTTTGTTTATCTTAGAGTCTAAAGATAGAAATATGCACAAACTGAACTGCAATTTCCCCAAGAACTCTGTAATGTATATTTTAGGGAATTAAAGCAGTTCAAAAAATACTCACCAAGCATTCTGATACGTGAAATCATACAGTACATTATATTTTGAGCAGTCATCATTGGCGAAACTATCGATATCCTTAACTTTTATCTCTGGCATCTTAAACGATTTCCAATAATCGTTGATCGCATCTGCCGCCGAAATGGCAGACGACGTGGACACTACTGGCAGGCCATTTCGACTACCGCTACCCGACAATGGTGTCGGCGCATAACCCGGTTCGGTTTTAATTTGATCAACACTTAGTGTGGTCAATGACGGTTGTTGTATCTCGAATTTCTTAATGCTTATAGTGCCACATTGGGGACCAGCCGAACCCGTTGTGCCCATAATTTGTGCTTGTGACTGTTGTgaaccttgttgttgttgttgttgctgctgctgttgttggccGCTTATAGTCGGAGTGCTACGCCCGACACTTGGTGGTTGTGGCACGCTGCCAGGTCCATTTGGTCCCACGCCAGTCACGCCACCACCACCATTACCCGCCTCAACAGAGGGTGGCGGCTCTACGCTTGGCGTAGGTCGCACATAGGGCGATGTTGTGATGCTTTTATTATCATGCTGATCGGTGGGTGTGGGTGCCGGTGTATTCTTGTCCAATAGATGATCAATCGGTGTTGGTGGTTGTTGCAAATTCGGCACGGATGGTGGTGCACGTGGGCTCATTGTTAACAACTAAGCGAGAGAAGCAAAAATATAGTTAattgtatatttgaaaaatatttagtcgATAATGAAAGGGTGTTAAAAAGAACTAGTATAAACCTCAAGCACTCACTTGATCGGCCGGTGGTACAGACGTTGGCTGTGATAGCGTTGAGTTCGGATGAGGCGATTGTGCGGGTGTGCCAGGCGAACCCACCGAGGGCACCGGCATCAAGTCGCCCACAGAGTTGCGCGAATAAGTTGAAGCGCCGCCGTGCGGTGTGTCGTGCGGCGTCATCGATGCGGGATTCAAAGTTctgtaaacaaaaattgcataatataaaaattagtttggcaacaaaatttaagtaatttattatgattttgtCTTTTAGCAAAATGTAtgctatttatgtacatatgtatgttggtatgcTGTTATGCATTCAAACACCTTCCTAAACTGATTTTTAAGAGTTTTGATGTACGATTATATATTGTAAAGGGTATATATGCAAATGTTCAGCTACAACCATACAGCTTTTTATATAGTATGGAATATTCGATTTTATGTGTCTAAACTTTGTATTCATACAATTATTAGAGCAATATTTTGTTCTTGTTCAGCGTTATTGTTACAATTTGTTCGTGTGCATTGTGGCGGtgataaattcaattcaaattaaTGTTCAATACTCAATGCATGACCCCAAACCATAGCCAAGTATTCGCTAAActtgtaaaatatacatattttttatattaacgcatgcttaataaataataaaactgagtataattatatgcaaatatttctcATTAAGTTGACATGCAAATACCGTGACCATCACCCAGCTGTTAGGCAAGTAACAACTTTTTTTGGGGCTTTCgagttttatgtatttataatgatGTTATAAGTTTATATTTGTGGCAGCAAAATAAGAATCGTTTAGTTACCAAAACCAAAAGCCTTTCGAAATTTCTAATTTGTTTGTAATTGCAAGcttataccatctgatcaaatttacccagtctgacaaaaaaaaaaaatattttcacgcaTTTTGAACAAAACCTAATTTTCcgccttcaaaatagtctcATTTTAAGTATGGCAACGagttatccaattttccataATACATAAGAAT
This genomic stretch from Bactrocera dorsalis isolate Fly_Bdor chromosome 5, ASM2337382v1, whole genome shotgun sequence harbors:
- the LOC105225156 gene encoding mediator of RNA polymerase II transcription subunit 13 isoform X3 — encoded protein: MTHQNHQTNGASLEDCHTNFFALTDLCGIKWRKFVNSERVNASSDPLDDPILRSYSRCMQADILCVWRRIPSTKQDNSDLNPIFEISTSKVHPPLSLAAAKELWIFWYGEEPDLSELVDAELLKVAANQALWNGTWERGLTYECRSLLFKALHNLMERFVLTKDIVRFGKWFVQPCTSNDRLFGRSSQHLSFSFTFFVHGDTVCASIDLREHPAVRPLSKEHLTEAAAAFAAAGNSQTLSQSHEHGNVTNLPEDVASPHSPNNGGAVGDGVTNSNSPNSSTTPKPRRVILAPFGMAATLTGNSFKATDPMAEKILEDWASFFPLCNKENSDVPPVVEVVSGGHKMYHPSIYVLVTDLDDMEEMEAAASQKGSLGTTSSAEAAALAAISSANTNEFIGNSRKSTSTQQPASLQQQQLQQQMHTVTTVTTVATSCSQANSSGVGGSNGINSNSSIAMVEQHLHELSARAQPYYDTTASSFTSNTTNTHASPQAATEMPERVWQDCITNTLHVTYAASVAATAMSTGATTAQITCSSLSTSTGGVTTTTATGSGTVGGEDCNSTSGNNGNNDNNAGNGGGGGNSSGGCSSMDTQNTNTKIGDANEVEAKLRMQQMQFWGFVDPTEKTPCTCTNKKTAASTTSLSMTSPIYSVSGPASSVRLSNSMMMALGGKMHTGSAGCGSGSSSSNSYNNSHQQQQQYRTATPTTFFSSPSTATATASSSSSVYHSNVKSITSRTTVCIPFHRRQQYDLYSTDNSITTGGGGGSNYLNTNLCNSLLQSRSESVGGGGGGVCFDVVDGAGNTVDAAAAAASNGITTMHYQTSDTIPKQRTLNPASMTPHDTPHGGASTYSRNSVGDLMPVPSVGSPGTPAQSPHPNSTLSQPTSVPPADQLLTMSPRAPPSVPNLQQPPTPIDHLLDKNTPAPTPTDQHDNKSITTSPYVRPTPSVEPPPSVEAGNGGGGVTGVGPNGPGSVPQPPSVGRSTPTISGQQQQQQQQQQQGSQQSQAQIMGTTGSAGPQCGTISIKKFEIQQPSLTTLSVDQIKTEPGYAPTPLSGSGSRNGLPVVSTSSAISAADAINDYWKSFKMPEIKVKDIDSFANDDCSKYNVLYDFTYQNAWANHPMKRFKLNDVTKPCRSMCTKNLYEGHTHSKPLMPSPGSVYGSQLLSIDASLNSLTSSAMNAASASGSSSGGLVGIAAHCGNLTNIKEENVGSDGNGNGGGYFRGLDIQTTDALQGTASPCKDGKSSASGDLYTAEGLNPTMNDLEQLFETSNDGCGSVQIHTPPDSNNPSNGSTATTTIDDLKRSTAVAAAVNASAVAIAALQNCTNTPNASNSIGNNGSSNGGGNGGSSMAEDLTKMFPTPPSHEQHHPNSSPCQMDIQMTDLSVITAATAISGGLDAGMGGMIKIKQEYFAELGSPVEEPIEDWSYVYRPPKRAKFVGSSKYAPLTNLPSQTLPPLALPTNCTYKPSWTTQKSRAVVAAQAAAAQQQQQQQQLQQQHQQLHELLSAAPRTPLQQPRTPLGPIPSPMHSNTVPTPLSSGGGGAGGGNNLLLNQLNCPQAALTNTPGSTSMQQMMQRAGMSPISPSPASVVPFPMMQPQRHPPPPYEMAVASPATSTSSYLNKQYHSQEHPPTPQSVGMPSTHLPRPLSAAGNLPSAGVATGAVVARELPEVSSLIVNILLYDTALNVFRDHNFDSSTVCVCNADSQKVGNIRGADSGVYVPLPGGSFNPLPPSTNASGNPAVAGISGNSGSGGGGAAAGSMRLLSAFGGGSALDSPASLPGTSGHTGSGSSSSSNTPASNQHITGYVDDDPVDCTCGFSAVVNRRLAFRAGLFYEDEMEITGVAEDPARNKKQSLPSLIANLAAALTPTAAKLTSSLAIKGANPLLPAQADKANHVQPDAQALQHAHVIFDLLLEQCSIIQTSSSAVHRALQRHRHRLARQSRQPQSVAAISNVLEFVDANDVICLALEQARLAFESNRMDVNEFSSQNQLSPFDPSRPGAAKRNHQLFGGRLTVHKWPYIPVGFSRSNKEIVRTMNFIQPMLQNAFHSKSRSAAGSKDATYTVSGPLTWRQFHRLAGRASGQCEPQPIPSVIVGHDKDWVSVAPLAIHYWDKLLLEPYAYARDIVYLVVCPETDFVVQNTRTYFRELSSTYEMCKLGRHTPIRGWDGLLTVGPRTPTDNTPNSTPLDDWLRTLDNTAVAEKIRLYASAFHNQIAPYLNRVPGDKTLLNPPENSSCQPGAGRERGTTSPMGSMSSIHSSASGVDQDKTHTSPKIEGMDQQQQQQQQQQQQQQLQHQQLQHQQQQQQQQNSGESIDMKPDIKPDTKPPIVLSDPLGMGETMEDINPPAIVLYVVEPFTFGSDSPELERLACIALLRCYAELLKSIPDSVRANINIQIISLESIVELGRSRTRKRFSDEIRCLALNIFSQCRRHMVHTQAVKSLTGFGTAANMEAFLKSKDDKNRQPYKMYTPPYVLAPMHEKNDKTDFSRQSSSMRALNEQKYSVMYCNYCLSEDQSWLLATVTDDRGEMFEKIIINIDVPNRARRRKAPARRVGLKKLMDFIMGLISQTAHHWRLVVGRIGRIGHSELKSWSSLLSKQNLQKASKQLKDICKQCSFMYPPGILSACLVTLEPDSKLRVMPDQFTPDERFSQISMQNPLSTPQDVTCTHILVFPTSAVCLSFTRQFQNEPQVDLENDIIFDDDDENGGFTDAELMGDLLDWDPQPGRLSNHCSPDRMEDNRSWPSAGGNNFNSAQQQDVEEVGSINQQPLAVGYMVSTAPTGRMPSWFWAACPHLEDVCPVFLKTALHLHVPNIQTADDILNSTNAHSSAIDHPLDSSLTADVLRFVLEGYNALSWLALDSNTHDRLSCLPINVQMLMDLYYLTAAIM